ATCCTCTAGACCAGCTTACATAGAATACAAAAAGCGTGTTTCTATGCTGCTGATTTTACCCAGCAAAAAGGTTGTCGAAGAACAAGTAGAAGTGCAATAAAAAAGATTTAAATAGATAAAAAGCTGTCATTATTGCCTAGTAATGACAGCTTTTTTATTTAAAGTTATTATAATTTTACTGCAATAAAAAGTCTTAAACTTATTATCTTTTTTTAACAATTTCACATAATATATATTAATTTAATCAAAAATATTTACGAACTTGATAATATGTTGTCAATATCAATAAATCATATAGATTAGTTGTGTGATTCTGTTACTGTTTTACTTGCTAGGTATAAAAAACCGTTGTATAATAACAACGCTTGCACATAAAAACTACTTTTTATGCTAATACATAATGATAATAAATTTAAAGGATAAGATATATATATGAGAACAGAATGGAATGGCTTTTTGACCAACAAATGGGACAAAGAAGTTGATGTTCGTGATTTTATAGTCACCAATTATCACCCTTATGACGGAGATGAAGGCTTTTTGTCCAAACCTACACAACGTACCCTTACGCTTCTTAATAAATATAATGAGCTTTTGAAGCTAGAACAAGAACGCGGCGGAGTGCTTGATATTGATACAGAAACAGTAAGCGGTATTACAACATATAAACCCGGCTATATGGATAAAGAAAATGAACTAATCGTAGGACTTCAAACTGACGAGCCCTTGAAACGCGGAGTAAATCCTTTCGGCGGAATGCGTATGGCAAGAGGCGCATGTGAAGCTTACGGCTATAAGCTTTCAGATAAAATAGAAGAACAGTTCAAGTACCGCACAACCCATAACGACGGAGTTTTCAGAGTTTATACAAGCACAATGAGAAAGGCGCGCAAAAGCGGTATTATCACTGGACTTCCTGATGCTTATGGAAGAGGCAGAATTATAGGCGATTACAGACGAGTTGCACTTTATGGCATAGATTATCTGATTGAAAAGAAGCAAGAAGATATGGCAAAACTAGAAAAAGTGCCTATGAATGAAGAGAACATTCGCCTAAGAGAAGAAGTTTTCTGTCAGATAGAGTCTCTTAATATGTTAAAAGAAATGGGCGCAATGTATGGATACGATCTTTCCAAGCCTGCGGCTAACGCCCATGAAGCTGTACAATGGGTTTATTTTGCGTATCTAGCAGCTATAAAAGAACAAAACGGTGCAGCAGAAAGCTTAGGAAGAGTTTCAACTTTCTTGGATATTTACATTGAAAGAGACTTAAAAAACGGCTTAATAACAGAAGAATATGCCCAAGAATTAATAGATCAGTTTGTACTAAAACTTAGAATGGCGCGTCAATTGCGTACGCCTGAATACAATGAGCTTTTTGCAGGTGATCCTACATGGGTAACAGAAAGCATAGGCGGCATGTGTCTTGATGGTCGTCACATGATTACAAAAAGCTCATTTAGATTTTTGCACACGCTTGAAAATTTGACGCCTTCTCCTGAACCTAACTTGACTGTTTTGTGGTCTGAGAATTTGCCTGTCAACTTTAAAAAATACGCCAGTCATATAAGCATTGTCACCAGTTCAATTCAATATGAAAATGATGAAGTAATGCGTCCTTTATATGGCGACGACTACGGCATTGCTTGCTGCGTAAGCGCAATGAAAATCGGCAAGCAAATGCAGTTCTTTGGTGCGCGCTGCAATGTTGCCAAAGTTTTGCTTATGGCTATCAATGGCGGCAAAGATGAGATTAGCGGAGTTCAAATTGGTCCAGAGATGTCAGTATTAGACGGCGTTTTGAACTATGAAGAAGTTTATTCAAGATTTGAAAAATATATGGATTGGTTGGCAGAGCTTTATGTCAACACAATGAATGTCATTCATTATATGCATGACAAGTATGCCTATGAAAATATTCAAATGGCTTTGCACGATACCACTGTAGAAAGACTTATGGCTTTTGGTATAGCAGGATTGTCAGTAGCTGCAGATTCATTGAGCGCAATCAAACATGCCAAGGTTACAGCGGTTAAAAATGAACAAGGCATTGTTACAGATTATGTAACTGAAGGCGATTTCCCTAAATATGGAAACGATGACGATAGAGCAGATAATATAGTAAGAGATATAGTAGCTTATTTCTCTAAGGCTTTACAAAAACATCAAACTTATCGCAACGCGCTTCATACTCTGTCTGTTCTTACTATAACCAGCAACGTAGTTTATGGAAAAAAGACAGGCTCCACTCCTGACGGAAGAAAATACGGTGAACCCTTTGCACCTGGTGCAAACCCTATGCATGGCAGAGAATGCTGCGGTGCGCTTGCATCACTTAACTCAGTTGCCAAGATTCCTTATGATGCATGTAAAGACGGTATTTCCAATACATTCAGCATAACACCGAGAACTCTGGGCAAATCACTCGAAGAACGCAAGACTAATTTGGTGAATATTTTGGATGGATACTTTAGTCAAGGGGCTCATCATATCAACATCAACGTGCTTGACCGTGCATGCCTAGAAGATGCTCAGGTAAATCCTCAAAAATATCCCAACTTAACCATAAGAGTAAGCGGATACGCTGTAAGATTTAACTCTTTGAAGAAAAAGCATCAAGACGAAGTTATCAAGCGTACTTTCTTTGAATCGATGTAAAAAAACATTTTACCAAATAAAAACAATTAGAGATGCCCCCGAGAGATTTACCTTTCGGGGCATTATTGTTATATAATAGTAGCTATGAAAAAAGGATATGTACATTCAATAGAATCATTAGGAACAGTAGATGGCCCGGGCGTACGTACTGTTGTATTTATGCAGGGCTGTTATTTGCGTTGCCGTTATTGCCATAACCCTGATACATGGGAATGTTCAGGCGGAAAAAGTTATACAGCGCAAGAGCTTTTTAATTTTGTTATAAAATTTCGACCTTATTTTGGAAAATCAGGCGGCATTACTGTTTCAGGCGGAGAGCCTTTGTTGCAGCCTGAGTTTTTGTATGAGTTTTTTGAGTTATTAAAGCAAAACAACATCCATACAGCAATCGATACCTCGGGGTTACTTAATGATGAAATAAAAAAATTGCTTACTAAGACGGACTTGGTTTTGTTAGATATAAAACACACTGATCCAATAGAATACAAAAAGCTGACTGGCGGCGATTTGTCTGCGCCCCAAAAAATGCATTCTTACTTGATTGAAAATAATATTCCGTTTTGGATAAGGCAAGTTATCGTTCCCGGAATCAACGATACCGTAGAACAGATAAAAGAACTTGCAAAATACTGCGTACACTCCCAAAAATATGAGCTTATAGCTTATCATACATTGGGACTTAATAAATGGAGATTTCTAAATATACCATACTCATTAGAAGGCGTCGAGCCTCCGTCAAAAGAGCTAATGACTTCTTTAAAAGCGGCTTTAGACGAAGAAGTTAATCATTTAAGGGTAAAACTATAATTTTTTATAAACTGCAGTTATATAATCTTTTTTTGAATAATTTTTTCTATATATTGTATCTTCGACCTTGGGTTGACACTAGATATTGATAGTGGTAATATAGACTTATATTATTTTTTTTAAAAAATTTTATCAATATTATTCATTAAAAGGGGCAGTTTATGATAAAAGAGATTTTAAAAAGAGATTCAACTGTTCAACCTTTTGATATTCAAAAGATTACCAATGCTATTTATAAGGCCGCAGTTGCAGTAGGCGGAGATGATAGAGAACTCGCCGAAAAATTAAGTCTTGAGGTTGTAAAAAATCTAGAGAAAAAATTTGGAGACAGAATCCCTCATGTCGAAGATGTGCAGGACATGGTGGAAAAAGTGCTCATCGAAAATGGACACGCCAAGACCGCCAAGGCGTTTATATTGTATCGAGAAAAAAGACACAGCGCACGAAAAATAAACGCATTAATCGGCGCCACCATAGATATGTTTGGAAATTATCTTGGTGAAAGCGATTGGGTTATTCAAGAAAACGCAAACACACAAAAGTCTGTAAACGGACTTAACAACTATATAAGAGAATCATTTACAAAAAAATATTGGCTGTATGAGATATATCCGGTAGATGTAAGAAACGCGCATGAAAGCGGCGATATTCATTTGCATGATTTGGGATTCTTTGGACCTTATTGCGCTGGATGGGATTTAAGACAATTATTGACTGATGGTTTTGGCGGCGTAAGCGGTAAAGTTGAGAGCAAGCCCGCAAAGCATATGCGTTCATTTTTGGGACAAATTGTAAACGCTACTTTTACCACCCAAGGCGAAACAGCGGGCGCGCAAGCATGGAGCAGCTTTGATACCTATGTTGCGCCTTTTATAAGATATGACCATATGACTTATGATCAGGTTAAGCAATGCTTGCAGGAATTTATATTTAACATCAATGTTCCTACGCGCGTTGGATTCCAATGTCCTTTTTCTAATTTAACATTTGATATAAAAGTTCCTAAGACTCTCAAAGATCAGCCTGTTATCATAGGTGGCGTTGCTCAAGATGTAACTTACGGCGATTTCCAAAAAGAAATGGATATGCTTAACCAAGCCTTCTGTGAGGTTATGCTGGAAGGCGATGCCAAGGGCAGAGTTTTTACATTTCCTATTCCTACTCTTAATATCACCAATGATTTTGATTGGGACAGCCCTGTAACCGATGCTTTTATGAAAATAACAGGCAAATACGGAATTCCATATTTTGCCAATTATATCAATAGCGATCTTAATCCTGAAGACGCAGTATCAATGTGCTGCAGATTAAGACTGGATGTAAGCGAGTTAAAAAAACGCGGCGGCGGTCTGTTTGGCTCCAATCCATTTACAGGTTCTATCGGCGTAGTTACAATCAATCTTCCTAGAATAGGATATCTGTCTAAGAGTAAAGAAGAATTCTTTGACCGTTTAAGAAGACAATGCAATATAGCCAAGACTTCTTTGGAGATAAAGCGCAAGATTATAGAAGAGCAATCTGATAAAGGCTTGTATCCTTATTCGACGCACTTCTTAAGAGGAATAAAAGCGCGTACAGGTCAGTATTGGTACAATCACTTTAACACGATAGGAATCGTGGGAATGAACGAAGCGCTTCTTAACTTTATGGGTAAGGATATCACAACGCCTGAAGGCAAAGAGTTTGCAATAGAAGTTTTGAAGTATATGAGAAGCATAATGGTAGAGTTCCAAAAAGAAACAGGGCATATGTATAACCTAGAAGCTACTCCTGCCGAAGGAACAAGCTATCGTCTTGCAAAACTTGATAAAGAAAGATTTCCAGATATTATTGCAAGCGGAATTAATGAGCCTTATTACACCAACTCTACTCAACCACCCGTAGGGTTTACAGATGACATATTTGAGGCTGTCCAAAATCAAGATGAATTGCAGTCGCTTTATACAGGCGGAACTGTTTTGCACTTGTATTTGGGCGAAAAGGTTGACGATGTTCAAGCATGTAAGAATTTGATCAGAACGATTTTTTCAAATTCTAAAATGCCGTATATTTCTTTGACTCCTACTTTTTCTGTTTGCCCTGAACACGGATATATTACGGGCGAACATTTCAAATGCCCTCAATGCGGTGCTGATTCTGAAGTTTGGTCAAGAGTTGTTGGATATCTAAGACCTGTTCAGAATTACAATAAAGGCAAGAAAGAAGAATACCTGCAGAGAGTAAAATATGTAATGCCTAAAAATTCTGATGAGATAAAAAAGCAAATTCATAACCAAAATATTGCAGTAGGCTAAAAAATGAAAATTGCAGGTTATGTAAAAAATTCTTTAATTGATTATCCGGCGCATATATCATGCGCCGTCTTTTTGGGCGGATGTAATTTCGATTGCTGGTATTGTCATAACCGCTCATATATAAAAGGTCAAGGCGATATCGAAAGCGAAACGGTATTAGAATTTTTGAAAAGACGAAAAGGACTGATTCAAGGCGTGGTTGTAAGCGGAGGTGAGCCTACATTGAATGCAGAATTGCCTGACTTTTTAATTAAAATAAAAGAAATGGGATACCTTGTAAAACTAGACACCAACGGAAGCCGCCCTAAGATTGTAAAAGATATTATTTCACAAGGGCTAGTTGATTATATTGCTATGGACTATAAAGCGCCATTAGAGAAATATCCTGAAATTGTCCATGTTAATGTAAATATAAATGATATAAAAGAATCTATAGATACAATACTAGCAAGCAATATTGATTATGAGTTTCGAACGACTTTTGTACCTACATTGATAGACGAGGATATTGTAAAAATAGCTAAAGAAATAAGCTCAAGCAAAAAATACTGCTTGCAGCAATATCGCCATGAAGATGAATACAGCAAGATTTTGGGAAAAGAAGTAAGACCGCATACTCCAGAATATATAAGACAAACAGCACAAAAACTAAAAGATTTTTTTAATGGGGAATTGATTATAAGAGGGCTTTAATAAAGCCCTTTTATTTTTTTGCGCGGTTGAGCCAAAACCAGAACATTTACTTCTTTTGCGCCTTTTTTCAAAATTAGCCTGGACAGTTCATCAACCGTTGCGCCCGTAGTCATTACATCATCAATCAGCAAAATGTGCTTGTCCTTAATATCAATGTCGTCCGACGCCATAAAAACACCCTTTACTTGAGAAAAGCGTTCTTCCCTTGTTGATCTTGCCTGATAGGGTGTATTTTTTATTTTATGTAAAAGATTGATTTCTAACGGAATATTGTGATTTTGAGATATGACTTTTGCAAGCAAGAGAGATTGATTATATCCTCTTTCTTTGAGACGTCTTTGGGAAATGGGTGCCGGCACAATCAAATCAATGTTTAGGTTAAGCTTTTGAAAATAATCAGACATCATTTCGCCAAGCGGCTTGTATAGATATTTTTTATTGCCGTATTTGTAACCTCTTATCAGCTTTTGAGCGTTGCCTTCATAGATTAACACGCTTCTTGCGATATTATAATGAGGTTTATATTTTTTGCAGTCCTCGCAAAAAGAAGCCATATTATCGATAACAGTTCCGCATTTTTGGCAGAAGTTCTGATCGTTAAATTCTAATTTACAGTCGTTACATAAACAATATTTGGAATCAGAAAAAATATCCTTATCGCAAATAATGCATTTGAAATCAGCAGGAAAAAATATTTTTTGAAAAAATCTAAATATTTTCACAACGAAGGCACCGCGTTAAGTGTCATATCAGCAAAATTGACTTTATTGATATAGTTATAATAACCCATAGATGCAACCATTGCTGCATTATCAGTACAAAGAGAAAGTCTAGGAATATGGACATTTATGTTGTACTTTTTGCCCATCTCTTCAAATCTTTTTCTTAAGTAGCTGTTAGCCGCAACTCCGCCTGCTAAGGCTATATCCAGATAACCAAGATTAAGCACAGCTGTGAACGCTTTTTGAACAATAGGTTCTATAGCGTAGTACGTAAATGAAGCGCACACATCAGGAGCATTGATTTCTAAGCCCTTTGCCTTTTGATTGTGTATATAATTTACGGCAGCGGTTTTGAGTCCGCTGTAACTAAAGTTATATCCGTCACTTATTGTTTTTGCGTGTTTAAAAAATTCTATATTGTTTTGACCTTGTTTTGCAAGTTTGTCGATCATTGGTCCGCCTGGATATTCAAGTCCCAAAAGCCTTGCAACTTTATCAAAAGCTTCTCCTGCTGCATCGTCTTGAGTAGAACCCAAAACCTCATAAGACATATAATCTTTTATATTGACAAGTTCGGTATGACCGCCGCTTACTACTGCGCACAAAAAAGGTGGAACAAGTGTGGAATTGTCAAGATAATTAGCAGCGATATGCGCCCTGATGTGATTGACCTTAATCAACGGCTTGTTTAGCATATAGCTTATTGCCTTAGCAGCACTTACGCCTACAAGCAATGCGCCCACAAGCCCTGCGCCGTATGTCACTGCAACTGCATCTATATCGTTTAGCGTAAGGTTTGCGTTATTTAGCGCTTCGTCCAAAACATTGATAATAGCCATAGTATGATTTCGAGAAGCAATTTCGGGTACTACACCGCCAAATTTTTTGTGAATATCAATTTGGCTTGAAATAATATTGCTTACGACTTCACGTCCGTTTTTGACGATGGCAACGCTTGTTTCATCGCAAGAGGTTTCAATTCCCAATATATAAATATCTTTTTCTTCGTTCATTTTATTGTGATTTTCTCAAATAATCGTCTATAAATTCTTCTATTTCGCCGTCCATAACAGCTTGTATATCAGTTTTTTCATAGCCTGTTCTGTGGTCTTTTACAAGAGTGTAAGGGCAGAACACATAAGAACGGATTTGGCTTCCCCATTCTATTTTTTTGATTTCGCCCTTAAGGCTTTGTACTTTTTCCATGTTTTCACGCTCTTTTATTTCAGCAAGCTTGGAAATAAGCATCTTCATTGCTGTTTCGCGGTTTTGAATCTGTGAGCGTTCGTTTTGACACTGAACTACTATGCCGGTAGGAATATGCGTAATACGGATTGCTGATTCGGTCTTATTTACATACTGACCGCCAGCGCCGCCGCTTCGGTAAGTATCGATTTTAAGTTCTTCAGGCTTTATCTCGATATTGGCGTCCTGTTCAATTTCGGGCGTAACTTCAACTGATGCAAAAGAAGTATGGCGTCTTGAATTGGCGTCAAACGGCGAAATTCTAACCAGTCTGTGTACGCCTTTTTCAGCTTTTAGATAGCCATAAGCATTGAGCCCTTCTACTATAAAGGTTACGCTTTTTATTCCTGCGCCTTCGCCTTCAAGATAATCTATAACTTTTATAGAATAGCCGTTTTTTTCTGCATATCTTGTGTACATACGGTACAGCATATCTGCCCAGTCTTGAGCTTCTGTTCCGCCTGCACCCGCATGCAAAGTGATAATAGCATTATTGGCGTCATATTCGCCTCTTAAAAGGGTTTGAAGATTTAATTTTTCTACATCAGTATTTAGTTGTTCAAAATCTTTTATAATTTCGTCAGCCAGCTTTTCATCGTCTTCCATTTCAGCCAACTCTATAAGTTCGTCAATATCATTAGCTCTTTTGACGATTTGTTCATAGGTGTCTACTTTATTGTTAAGCGCTTTTAGCTTTTGACTGACTTCCTTAACTTCAGATAAGTTTTTATAAAAATCTTCAGCGTTTTGTCTTTCTTCCAACTCTGCAATTTCTTTTTTTAACTTAGGCAGGTCAAAGAGAGTCTCCTATTGCCATTATAGTTTTGCGGCAATCCTGCATTTGAGTTTTTATTGTGTCAAGTTTTAGCATTTCTTTCTCCAGATTATGAATTTTTTCCGCAGCAGTTTTTATATTTTTTGCCGCTGCCGCAAGGACAAGGTTCGTTTCTGCCTACTACTTTTTCGCTTACAACGGGTTGAGGACCTTTGGGAGGGGCTTTTCTGTTGGTACCGTCATCACCACGTGATTGGGTAAGCTCCATTTTTCTTTCTTCTCTCTTTACAGGGGCTTGTTCTATTTTGACTCTCATTAAAAATTGAACGGTCTGTTCTTTGATGCGTTCAATCATATCGTCAAACATCTCAAAGCCCTCTTTCTTGTAAGCTATTACAGGATCATGTTGACCGTATGCTCTAAGACCAATACCGCGTCTTAAAACATCCATTGCATCAATATGGTCCATCCATTTTGCATCAACTACTCTTAGAAGCACTATGCGTTCAACTTCGTCAAAGTTAACGCCCATTTCTTTTGCGGCTTGGATTTTCTTTTCATAATACGCGGTCATCTCATTGGTGAGATTTTCAATAATATCATCTACATCCCAATTTGAGAGGTTTTCTTCATTCAAAAACTCTTTTGCTTCAGGCAATAGATATCTTTCTATATCTTTGTTGAAGTTTTCAATATCCCATTCCTTCCAGTCAAGCGATCGGTCTGCATAAGCCAGAGTGATAACCTCAGCCTGATGAGCTATCATGTCCAAAATCTCATCATGTACGCTTTCACCCATAAGCACTTTGTTGCGCTGAGAATATATGATTGATCTCTGGGTGTTCATAACGTCATCGTATTCCAAAACGTGACGGCGGATAGAGAAGTTTCTTCCTTCTACTGTCTTTTGAGCACCTTCAATACGGCGAGTCAACATCTTCATTGACAAAGGTGTATCTTCATCTAGCTTGAACATTTCGGCTATACGTTTTATTTTATCTCCGCCGAACAATCTTATGAGATCGTCTTCCATGCTAAGATAAAAAATTGATGAACCAATATCGCCCTGACGACCTGCTCTGCCTCGCAACTGGTTATCAATACGGCGGGATTCATGGCGTTCTGTACCGATTATGCGCAAGCCGCCTACCGCGATAACTTCTTCTTTTTCTTTTTGAGTTTGGGCATGGAAAGCATCGTAATGTCTCTTGTACTCAGCCTTGGCTGCCAAAACTTCGGGATCATCAGTATGCGCATAAGATGTAGCAGCTTCAATGATTTCATCTTTGTAGCCTAACTCTCTCATGCGGTGTTTTGCCATAAATTCGGGGTTGCCGCCTAGCAAAATATCTGTACCACGACCAGCCATGTTAGTTGCGATTGTTACAGCGCCTTTTCGTCCTGCCTGTGCTACAATTTCAGCTTCCAAAGCATGGTTTTTTGCGTTCAATACGTTATGTGGAATTCTTTCGCGCGACAAGAGTTTGGATAATTCTTCACTCTTTTCGACAGTGACTGTACCTACAAGCACAGGCTGTCCGCGTTGATAACATTCTTTTATATCTGCTACTATTGCTTTTAGTTTGCCTGCATGAGTTGTATAAACCTGATCGTTTTCATCCACTCTTATCATGGGCTTATTGGGCGGAATTACTACGACGTCAAGTCCGTATATTGCGTTGAATTCGGCTTCTTCGGTTTTGGCAGTACCTGTCATACCTGACAGTTTCTTATACAATCTGAAAAAGTTCTGGAAGGTAATAGTAGCCATTGTTTTGTTTTCGTTTTGAATTTTTACATTTTCTTTGGCTTCTATTGCCTGATGTAGTCCGTCGCTGTAACGACGACCTATCATAAGACGACCTGTAAATTCATCTACTATGATGACTTCGCCGTCTTTTACGATGTAGTCGTTATCGCGCTTCATAATAAAATGAGCACGCAACGCATTGTTTATATAATGATATAATTCATCGTTTTGAGGGTCGCCTAGGTTGTCCACAGCAAAATATCTTTCGGCCTTTGCTACGCCTGAGTCGTTGAGATGGACGGTTTTCTTTTCTTCATCTAGGTCAATATCATCAGGACGAATATATTTTACAAACTTGTTGACATTGATATACATTTCGGAGGACTTGTCTCCGCGTCCGCTTATGATTAGAGGAGTTCTTGCTTCATCAATCAAAATTGAGTCAACTTCGTCCACTATAGCAAAAGACAAATCTCTCAAAACCTTATCGCGAGCATTAATAACCATGTTATCTCTTAGGTAGTCAAAGCCAAGTTCGTTATTGGTGCAATAGGTTATGTCAGCTTGATAAGCAGCACGCTTTTGCTCGTTTTGCATGCCTGAAATTGACACGCCCACGCTTAGTCCCATAAACCTAAAGACCTTGCCCATCCATTCGGCTTGAGTTTTTGCCAAATAATCATTGACGGTTACTATATGCACGCCTTTTCCAGAAAGCGCATTGAGATAAGCAGGCAAGACAGCGACCAAGGTTTTACCTTCACCGGTTTTCATTTCGGCAATTCTTCCTTGATGTAGGACTATACCGCCTAGTAATTGAACATGGAATGGACGCATTGCAAGCACCCTTTCACTGGCTTCTCTAATAGCCGCAAAAGCGTCAGGTAAAATATCATCCAATGTTTCATAGTTGTTTTGCAGCCTGTCTTTTAATGCAGGGGTGACGGCTTTTAGTTCTTCGTCCGTCATTGCCTTGTATTTATCAGCCAAAGCTTCTATTTTGGATGCTATAACCTCAAGTTTTTTTAAGGCTCTTTTGTTGTCTGAGCCTAATATAGCTTTTATAAGTCCCATATCTTTTCCTGCCTTTTTATTTAATATGATGATTTATTTTGTTTTATTTTTCAAAACAGCTTTTCTGTTTTTGAGTCCTTTTTTGTAATATTCATTGAACGCTTTTTCGCTTTCATTGTCAAGCGCTCTTTTGGGCAATATAAATACGCCGATTTTAGGTAACTTTAAAACATAGTAATTTTTATAATCAAATACATCTAAGATATATTCCCATCTGATTTTTCCGCTTTTTTTTACTTGAAAACAATCTTCGGTAATACTTACGGTTATTACATCGTTTTTTAGTTCTTTCGCGCTGCGTTTATATACCGCTATAACCTTAATAAAAGTCAAAAGCAAAAATACCGCAGAAAAAATGGTAATAAGTAGTCCCATGTTAAATAAGCTGTAGTTATGTATAACAGCGCCTACTACAATCATCGTGCCAAAAACCAATATAAGTAGTCCCCATGCTATAACAGTGGAGCGGTTGGCTCTTTTGTAATATTCTTTTAGATCATTTTTATCCAAAGTAAAGTTAATTTCCATCAGCGATTCCTTTTTGCTTCTAGCTTTTTGCGATATTCAATCAAGTTTTGTTCTTTTAGATTTTTCTTAAACCAATCCATATCTTGAGGCGAAAAAACTTCTTTTTTTAGAATGAATATATTATAGACATCATCTCTCAAAACAAGATACTTTTGATTTTCTAGATAAATTTTGTATTGTCCCCACTTGACGCCTTCTTTTTTGCCGTCGCTGTATAGGATTATTCCTTTTTCTTCGTCAATTGAAATTATTCTTTCATCCAATATATAACGGTCTTTTTTTACTGAAATCAAAATCTTTATTCCTGTATAAATGATAACTAGCAAAAGATAAGCAAGTCCTGCGCCTATCACTAGCAAGCCCAAAGTAAGGAGCCCCTTATAATAATTGGCGAAACTAAAAATTGTTATGACCTTATCAAGTCCAAACAACATTCCGGATATCAAACTCAATACTGCACCAAG
Above is a genomic segment from Clostridia bacterium containing:
- the prfB gene encoding peptide chain release factor 2 (programmed frameshift); amino-acid sequence: MLKLDTIKTQMQDCRKTIMAIGDSLDLPKLKKEIAELEERQNAEDFYKNLSEVKEVSQKLKALNNKVDTYEQIVKRANDIDELIELAEMEDDEKLADEIIKDFEQLNTDVEKLNLQTLLRGEYDANNAIITLHAGAGGTEAQDWADMLYRMYTRYAEKNGYSIKVIDYLEGEGAGIKSVTFIVEGLNAYGYLKAEKGVHRLVRISPFDANSRRHTSFASVEVTPEIEQDANIEIKPEELKIDTYRSGGAGGQYVNKTESAIRITHIPTGIVVQCQNERSQIQNRETAMKMLISKLAEIKERENMEKVQSLKGEIKKIEWGSQIRSYVFCPYTLVKDHRTGYEKTDIQAVMDGEIEEFIDDYLRKSQ
- the secA gene encoding preprotein translocase subunit SecA, with amino-acid sequence MGLIKAILGSDNKRALKKLEVIASKIEALADKYKAMTDEELKAVTPALKDRLQNNYETLDDILPDAFAAIREASERVLAMRPFHVQLLGGIVLHQGRIAEMKTGEGKTLVAVLPAYLNALSGKGVHIVTVNDYLAKTQAEWMGKVFRFMGLSVGVSISGMQNEQKRAAYQADITYCTNNELGFDYLRDNMVINARDKVLRDLSFAIVDEVDSILIDEARTPLIISGRGDKSSEMYINVNKFVKYIRPDDIDLDEEKKTVHLNDSGVAKAERYFAVDNLGDPQNDELYHYINNALRAHFIMKRDNDYIVKDGEVIIVDEFTGRLMIGRRYSDGLHQAIEAKENVKIQNENKTMATITFQNFFRLYKKLSGMTGTAKTEEAEFNAIYGLDVVVIPPNKPMIRVDENDQVYTTHAGKLKAIVADIKECYQRGQPVLVGTVTVEKSEELSKLLSRERIPHNVLNAKNHALEAEIVAQAGRKGAVTIATNMAGRGTDILLGGNPEFMAKHRMRELGYKDEIIEAATSYAHTDDPEVLAAKAEYKRHYDAFHAQTQKEKEEVIAVGGLRIIGTERHESRRIDNQLRGRAGRQGDIGSSIFYLSMEDDLIRLFGGDKIKRIAEMFKLDEDTPLSMKMLTRRIEGAQKTVEGRNFSIRRHVLEYDDVMNTQRSIIYSQRNKVLMGESVHDEILDMIAHQAEVITLAYADRSLDWKEWDIENFNKDIERYLLPEAKEFLNEENLSNWDVDDIIENLTNEMTAYYEKKIQAAKEMGVNFDEVERIVLLRVVDAKWMDHIDAMDVLRRGIGLRAYGQHDPVIAYKKEGFEMFDDMIERIKEQTVQFLMRVKIEQAPVKREERKMELTQSRGDDGTNRKAPPKGPQPVVSEKVVGRNEPCPCGSGKKYKNCCGKNS
- a CDS encoding YcxB family protein, with product MEINFTLDKNDLKEYYKRANRSTVIAWGLLILVFGTMIVVGAVIHNYSLFNMGLLITIFSAVFLLLTFIKVIAVYKRSAKELKNDVITVSITEDCFQVKKSGKIRWEYILDVFDYKNYYVLKLPKIGVFILPKRALDNESEKAFNEYYKKGLKNRKAVLKNKTK
- a CDS encoding YcxB family protein — its product is MEKLNVKFTLSAKEMFYINIYSAIKTTVLVLILGAVLSLISGMLFGLDKVITIFSFANYYKGLLTLGLLVIGAGLAYLLLVIIYTGIKILISVKKDRYILDERIISIDEEKGIILYSDGKKEGVKWGQYKIYLENQKYLVLRDDVYNIFILKKEVFSPQDMDWFKKNLKEQNLIEYRKKLEAKRNR